One genomic region from Candidatus Saccharimonadia bacterium encodes:
- a CDS encoding type II toxin-antitoxin system HicB family antitoxin — protein METQVYTVIYEADPEGGFVASVPALPGCYSQGDTLEEAETNITEAIVLYLESLKEEHKELPQDHIWQGRVQVAV, from the coding sequence ATGGAAACCCAAGTTTACACCGTCATCTATGAAGCCGATCCTGAGGGCGGGTTTGTGGCGTCCGTACCCGCTTTGCCCGGATGCTACAGCCAGGGTGACACGCTCGAAGAGGCCGAAACCAACATCACCGAAGCGATTGTGCTATATTTGGAGTCGCTGAAAGAAGAGCACAAGGAATTGCCCCAAGACCATATCTGGCAAGGCCGGGTTCAGGTCGCAGTCTAA
- a CDS encoding ABC transporter ATP-binding protein, with the protein MPRSKLKTYHTKQTISLFWRHVRRYPGYLWPLLAIIPFNIMIADFAMPYITSVILGRLSTGHYDPVNLWGSFGPLLLLYAAGSLATGIIGWRVAIWLIWNLELNAARDITQRVFNHLMNQSAGFHSNRFGGSLVSQAGKLTGSYVRVADATAFSLIPLIVSIIATAVILTPRAPMFVAVLLLFSALYIGGTLIYSRAVRVANAEESTLQSTQTGYLADSITNVFAVKTFARATHEQRRYAEITERVRQAGRRSMRATLLRENYAAIITQTISVLALFVAVIGVGVLRADVATIFLMVSYTTSLSSRLWEFQNVLRQYNRALGDASDMVGILQIEPSIKDPARPEPSRLHAGEIVFRNMTFTHGESDDPLFENLNLHIAPGEKIGLVGRSGSGKTTLTRLLLRFSDLDSGSIIIDGQNITAVTQDNLRRAISYVPQEPLLFHRSLRENIAYGKPSATKAEIERASDRAHAAEFIHKLPQGYDTMVGERGVKLSGGQRQRVAIARAMLKDAPILVLDEATSALDSESEKLIQDALWRLMEGRTAIVIAHRLSTIQRMDRIVVLEAGRIIEQGSHAELIAAGGQYAALWSHQSGGFIDEETDADAAAAPPAH; encoded by the coding sequence ATGCCCAGATCCAAACTCAAAACCTACCATACCAAGCAGACCATTAGCCTGTTCTGGCGCCATGTTCGGCGTTACCCAGGCTATTTGTGGCCTCTCCTTGCGATCATCCCGTTCAACATTATGATCGCTGACTTTGCCATGCCCTACATCACCTCCGTCATCTTGGGCCGCCTCAGTACCGGGCATTACGACCCCGTCAATTTGTGGGGCAGCTTCGGCCCGCTGCTGCTGCTCTACGCCGCCGGTAGCCTCGCCACCGGGATCATTGGCTGGCGCGTGGCCATCTGGCTCATCTGGAATCTCGAGCTCAACGCCGCGCGCGACATCACCCAGCGCGTGTTCAACCACCTTATGAACCAAAGCGCCGGCTTCCACTCCAACCGGTTCGGCGGCTCGCTCGTGTCGCAGGCCGGCAAGCTCACCGGTTCGTATGTGCGCGTCGCCGACGCCACCGCCTTTAGTCTCATTCCGCTGATCGTGAGCATCATTGCGACGGCCGTCATTTTGACGCCGCGCGCACCGATGTTTGTGGCCGTGCTGCTGCTGTTTTCGGCGCTCTACATCGGCGGCACCCTCATCTATTCGCGGGCCGTGCGCGTCGCCAATGCCGAAGAATCCACGCTCCAAAGCACCCAAACCGGCTACCTAGCCGACAGCATCACCAACGTGTTCGCTGTCAAAACCTTTGCCCGCGCAACCCACGAACAGCGCCGCTACGCCGAAATCACCGAGCGCGTGCGCCAGGCCGGCCGCCGCTCGATGCGCGCCACGCTGCTGCGCGAAAATTACGCCGCCATCATCACCCAGACCATCAGTGTATTAGCCTTATTCGTGGCCGTCATTGGCGTGGGGGTGCTGCGCGCCGACGTCGCCACCATCTTCCTCATGGTCAGCTACACCACCTCGCTTAGTAGTCGTCTCTGGGAGTTCCAAAACGTGCTACGCCAATACAACCGTGCCCTCGGCGACGCCAGCGACATGGTGGGCATTTTGCAAATCGAGCCGAGCATCAAAGACCCCGCCCGGCCCGAGCCCTCGCGCCTGCACGCCGGCGAAATCGTCTTCCGCAATATGACCTTCACCCACGGCGAATCCGATGACCCCCTGTTTGAAAACCTCAACCTGCACATCGCGCCGGGTGAAAAAATCGGCCTCGTGGGTCGTTCCGGCTCGGGCAAAACCACCCTCACCCGGCTGCTGCTGCGTTTCTCCGACCTCGACTCCGGCAGCATCATTATCGACGGCCAAAACATCACGGCCGTCACCCAAGACAACCTGCGCCGCGCCATTAGCTACGTGCCGCAGGAGCCGCTGCTGTTCCACCGCTCCCTGCGCGAAAACATCGCCTACGGCAAGCCATCAGCCACCAAAGCCGAAATCGAGCGCGCCTCCGACCGCGCTCACGCCGCCGAGTTCATCCACAAGCTCCCCCAAGGCTACGACACCATGGTGGGGGAGCGCGGCGTCAAGCTCAGTGGCGGCCAGCGCCAACGCGTGGCCATCGCCCGCGCCATGCTCAAGGATGCGCCGATCCTGGTGCTCGACGAAGCCACCTCCGCGCTCGACAGCGAGTCCGAAAAGCTCATCCAAGACGCCTTGTGGCGGCTCATGGAAGGCCGCACCGCCATCGTCATCGCTCACCGCCTCAGCACCATCCAGCGCATGGACCGCATTGTGGTGCTCGAAGCCGGCCGCATCATCGAGCAAGGCTCGCACGCCGAGCTCATTGCCGCCGGCGGCCAGTATGCCGCGCTCTGGAGCCACCAATCCGGCGGCTTTATCGACGAAGAGACCGACGCCGATGCCGCCGCAGCGCCACCAGCCCACTAA
- the obgE gene encoding GTPase ObgE produces the protein MFVDTATIEVKAGKGGDGRSSFRHEKYRAMGGPDGGDGGRGGNIIVRVDHNLNTLVAYRNAKTLRAESGQPGGGNRMHGKNGEDQIVPVPQGTQLWEGEQLLADLTGPADELIIAKGGRGGFGNAHFKSSTRQAPRNAELGDPGEAHNLRLELKMVADVGLVGLPNAGKSTLLSVISNAKPEIADYPFTTLVPNLGVVDVDDFGFLVADIPGLIEGASEGKGLGDEFLRHIERTAVLLHLVDAGTADPVADYRVIQSELAQYQVDLSLKPQLVVITKVETVDQPTLTAVTKAIKKVAKSTPLFAISAQAHQGLLEVLRAAAELVKAARTQRAAELAEAVVPIIDTVDSPDFWRVAADGPGAWRVTGERIEGFARRTNFDQDDGIRRLRDILAKMGIAAALRRQGAQDGDTIRIGDTELAWLD, from the coding sequence ATGTTTGTAGATACCGCCACAATTGAAGTCAAAGCGGGCAAGGGCGGCGATGGCCGTTCGAGCTTTCGGCACGAAAAATACCGTGCTATGGGCGGCCCCGACGGCGGCGACGGCGGCCGCGGCGGCAATATCATCGTGCGCGTCGATCACAATCTCAACACCCTCGTCGCCTACCGCAACGCCAAAACCTTGCGCGCCGAGAGCGGCCAGCCCGGGGGCGGCAACCGCATGCACGGCAAAAACGGCGAAGACCAGATCGTGCCCGTCCCGCAAGGCACCCAGCTGTGGGAGGGCGAGCAACTCCTGGCCGACCTCACCGGCCCCGCCGATGAACTCATCATCGCCAAAGGCGGCCGCGGTGGCTTTGGCAACGCGCACTTCAAATCCAGCACCCGCCAGGCGCCACGCAACGCCGAGCTCGGCGACCCCGGCGAGGCCCACAACCTCCGCCTCGAGCTCAAAATGGTCGCCGACGTCGGCCTTGTAGGCCTGCCCAACGCCGGCAAATCCACGCTGCTGTCGGTCATCTCCAACGCCAAGCCCGAAATCGCCGATTATCCCTTCACCACCCTCGTGCCCAACCTCGGCGTGGTCGACGTCGACGACTTCGGCTTCCTCGTCGCCGACATCCCCGGCCTCATCGAAGGCGCCAGCGAGGGCAAAGGCCTCGGCGACGAATTCCTGCGCCACATCGAGCGCACTGCCGTGCTACTGCACCTCGTGGATGCCGGCACCGCCGATCCCGTCGCCGACTACCGCGTGATTCAGTCTGAACTGGCGCAGTATCAGGTCGACCTCTCGCTCAAGCCCCAGCTCGTCGTCATCACCAAGGTCGAAACCGTCGACCAGCCCACGCTCACAGCCGTCACCAAGGCCATCAAAAAAGTTGCCAAATCTACCCCCCTCTTCGCCATTTCTGCCCAGGCGCATCAAGGCCTGCTCGAGGTTTTGCGCGCCGCTGCCGAGCTCGTGAAGGCCGCCCGCACGCAGCGCGCCGCCGAGCTCGCCGAGGCCGTCGTGCCCATCATCGACACTGTCGATTCGCCCGACTTTTGGCGCGTGGCGGCCGACGGCCCGGGCGCCTGGCGCGTCACCGGCGAGCGCATCGAGGGCTTCGCCCGCCGCACCAACTTCGATCAAGACGACGGCATCCGCCGCCTGCGCGACATCCTCGCCAAAATGGGCATCGCCGCCGCGCTCCGCCGCCAAGGCGCCCAGGACGGCGACACCATTCGCATCGGCGACACCGAACTCGCCTGGCTCGATTAG
- a CDS encoding cell division FtsA domain-containing protein, whose product MTAKLIEKFVKLRSRQTGPRYLVSLDIGTEFVKALIGEVVVDPASGAPSRVEILGVGRQRQRLTDMAGGAVTDITGVVENCDAALKMAEKMAGVVAKDVVIGIAGELVKGASTIVRYKRATPSDPIDMAELRKILDRVQYRAFERAREQLTWETGYKELEVKLVNTAIVDVQIDGYRVTNPIGFQGKDVSIQLFNAFAPMVHLGALQSVAQDLDLNLVNIAAEPFAVAKSVGGQDSGEFSAIFIDIGGGTTDIALVNNGGVEGTKMFAIGGRAFTKRIAQVANTSFEKAEEMKIAYSAGKLGPKSTKVVEEAVNADIQVWLSGVELSLAEFDRVDHLPAKILLCGGGTGLPQIMDALKGRTWYKNLAFARKPVVNHISPSEVSRVIDKTGKLTSFADITPMGLANLGLDQVGGETATDSLARKLARAISA is encoded by the coding sequence ATGACGGCCAAACTTATCGAAAAATTCGTCAAACTCCGCAGCCGCCAAACCGGGCCGCGCTATCTGGTATCGCTCGATATCGGCACCGAATTCGTGAAAGCGCTGATCGGTGAAGTCGTCGTCGATCCGGCCTCGGGCGCGCCGTCGCGGGTCGAAATTCTCGGCGTTGGCCGCCAGCGCCAGCGCCTCACCGACATGGCCGGCGGCGCCGTCACCGACATCACCGGCGTGGTCGAAAACTGCGACGCCGCGCTCAAAATGGCTGAAAAAATGGCCGGCGTGGTGGCCAAAGACGTCGTCATCGGCATCGCCGGCGAGCTCGTCAAAGGCGCCAGCACTATCGTGCGCTACAAGCGCGCCACCCCCAGCGACCCCATCGACATGGCCGAGCTGCGCAAAATCCTCGACCGCGTCCAATACCGCGCCTTCGAGCGCGCCCGTGAGCAGCTCACCTGGGAAACCGGCTACAAAGAGCTCGAGGTCAAACTCGTCAACACCGCCATCGTCGACGTCCAGATCGACGGTTATCGGGTGACCAACCCCATCGGCTTCCAGGGCAAAGACGTCAGCATCCAGCTCTTCAATGCCTTCGCCCCCATGGTCCACCTCGGCGCCCTCCAGTCCGTGGCCCAAGATCTCGATCTCAATCTCGTCAACATCGCCGCCGAGCCCTTCGCCGTGGCCAAATCCGTGGGCGGCCAAGATTCCGGCGAATTTTCCGCTATCTTCATCGACATCGGCGGCGGCACCACCGACATCGCGCTTGTCAACAATGGCGGCGTCGAAGGCACCAAAATGTTCGCCATCGGCGGCCGCGCCTTCACCAAACGCATCGCCCAGGTCGCCAACACCAGTTTTGAAAAAGCCGAAGAAATGAAAATCGCCTACTCCGCCGGCAAACTCGGCCCCAAATCGACCAAAGTCGTAGAAGAGGCCGTGAACGCCGACATTCAAGTGTGGCTCTCTGGTGTCGAACTCAGCCTGGCCGAATTCGACCGCGTCGACCACCTGCCGGCCAAAATCCTGCTGTGCGGCGGCGGCACCGGCCTCCCCCAGATCATGGACGCGCTCAAAGGCCGCACCTGGTACAAAAACCTCGCCTTCGCCCGCAAACCGGTAGTCAACCACATCAGTCCCAGCGAAGTCAGCCGCGTAATCGACAAAACCGGCAAACTTACCAGCTTCGCCGACATCACCCCCATGGGCCTCGCCAACCTCGGCCTCGACCAAGTCGGCGGCGAAACCGCCACCGACTCCCTGGCCCGCAAACTCGCCCGCGCTATTTCAGCCTAA
- the mltG gene encoding endolytic transglycosylase MltG translates to MIKRRSHRRSIITAVAVVGMILTCGLYLGYRLQLRPVAATGPAKEFAVAAGDNAPRIAQHLLDAGLIRDRTAFVTYVNFHGLRPRLKVGRYLLAPTQSADQIADTLASGHTLTKRLTVPEGYRLTQIETAAAAVGISQADFKAALSAPHAQSFLTGKPASVDLEGYLFPDSYQIDSTTTATTLVNDMLDTFGKRVGPEYVQTFTAEGLTLHQGLTLASMVEREVNIPADRPIVAQIFLKRLRLGQTLGSDVTAHYAAELLGVPFSVDIDSHYNTRRYPGLPPGPICSPGLSALDAAAHPAATDYLFFLSGKDGKTYFAKTLAEHNQNIAKHL, encoded by the coding sequence ATGATCAAGCGCCGTTCACATCGCCGTTCTATCATTACGGCCGTAGCCGTGGTCGGCATGATTCTAACCTGCGGCCTCTATCTGGGCTACCGGCTGCAGCTGCGCCCCGTAGCCGCCACTGGTCCCGCCAAAGAATTCGCCGTGGCGGCCGGCGACAATGCGCCCCGCATTGCCCAGCACCTCCTCGACGCCGGCCTCATCCGGGATCGCACGGCCTTCGTCACCTACGTCAATTTCCATGGTCTCCGGCCGCGGCTCAAGGTCGGCCGGTACCTTCTCGCCCCCACCCAGTCCGCCGATCAAATCGCCGACACCCTCGCCAGCGGCCACACTCTCACCAAGCGCCTTACCGTCCCCGAGGGCTACCGCCTAACCCAAATCGAAACCGCGGCCGCCGCTGTCGGCATCAGCCAGGCCGATTTTAAGGCCGCCCTCAGCGCCCCCCACGCGCAGAGCTTCCTGACCGGCAAACCCGCCTCGGTCGACCTCGAAGGCTATCTCTTTCCCGATTCGTACCAAATCGACAGTACCACCACTGCCACCACACTCGTAAACGACATGCTCGACACCTTCGGCAAACGGGTCGGCCCCGAATATGTGCAAACGTTTACCGCCGAAGGTCTCACCCTCCACCAGGGCCTCACGCTAGCCTCCATGGTGGAACGCGAGGTCAACATTCCGGCCGACCGCCCCATCGTCGCCCAAATTTTCCTCAAACGCCTGCGCCTGGGCCAAACTCTCGGCTCCGACGTCACCGCCCATTACGCCGCCGAACTCCTCGGGGTGCCATTTAGCGTGGACATCGACTCGCACTACAACACCCGCCGCTACCCCGGCCTGCCACCAGGCCCCATTTGCAGCCCCGGCCTCAGCGCGCTCGACGCCGCCGCTCACCCCGCCGCCACCGATTACCTCTTCTTTCTCAGCGGCAAGGACGGCAAAACCTACTTTGCCAAAACCCTCGCCGAGCACAACCAAAACATCGCCAAGCATTTGTAA
- the ruvX gene encoding Holliday junction resolvase RuvX, whose product MAKYLGIDYGTKRVGLATADADAKVATPLTAVAPHELAVAIEREGPFEAVVVGLPRGLDGQDTPQTLAVRRFSDDVLWRRLHLEPVFQDEAGTSALAEDRLKESGKPYNKGDIDSAAAALILQDYLDTL is encoded by the coding sequence GTGGCCAAATATCTCGGCATCGATTACGGCACCAAGCGCGTCGGTCTCGCCACGGCCGACGCCGACGCCAAGGTAGCCACCCCGCTCACGGCCGTGGCGCCCCACGAGCTGGCCGTGGCCATTGAGCGCGAGGGGCCGTTTGAGGCCGTGGTGGTGGGCCTGCCGCGCGGCCTCGACGGCCAAGACACGCCCCAGACCCTGGCCGTGCGGCGCTTCAGCGACGACGTGCTATGGCGCCGGCTCCATCTGGAGCCAGTGTTCCAAGACGAAGCCGGCACCTCGGCCCTAGCCGAGGACCGTCTCAAAGAATCCGGTAAGCCGTACAACAAAGGCGACATCGATTCCGCCGCCGCCGCCCTCATTTTGCAAGATTACCTCGACACCCTATGA
- a CDS encoding LysM peptidoglycan-binding domain-containing protein, whose protein sequence is MGQIAPGVGDTSEPFSNIKTPAAPKTRRAASKFEITTAIAKNSLAAAHLLRQGYRPRYLAHLGFLGAAAFLVIGNSPDRAHSVSVRLMSAQAGASSTLDAAATASMAADIAAKSQLMVAEDATKTATTKSQQVALLTADDNALAKRQVVSTAGNATRDIITYAVQPGDTLSDVAGKFGITSATIKWANNLDDADMIKPGQVLTILPVSGLEYTVQAGDTPDSIAAAYSANAAQILSFNNAEVKGLAAGLKIIVPDGVKQEAPKAAPAVTNKYSRVAGAATVSPTLTRFAFSGNGYSVGYCTYYVASRRAVPSNWGNAVSWYYNAQASGFGVGSTPVPGAIAWSGAGYYGHVAYVESVSGGMVTVSEMNYNGGWNRVSTRTVSAGTFRYIF, encoded by the coding sequence ATGGGCCAAATCGCCCCGGGAGTCGGAGACACGTCAGAGCCATTTTCGAACATAAAAACTCCCGCAGCCCCAAAGACACGCCGAGCTGCCTCTAAATTCGAAATTACCACCGCTATCGCTAAAAATTCGCTAGCGGCGGCCCACCTGCTGCGCCAGGGCTATCGCCCGCGCTATCTCGCCCACCTCGGTTTTCTCGGTGCCGCGGCGTTTCTCGTGATCGGCAATAGCCCCGACCGAGCTCATTCAGTATCGGTGCGCCTCATGTCGGCCCAGGCCGGCGCGAGCTCCACGCTCGACGCCGCCGCGACCGCCAGCATGGCCGCCGACATCGCCGCCAAAAGCCAGCTGATGGTCGCCGAAGATGCTACCAAAACCGCCACCACCAAGAGCCAGCAAGTAGCCCTGCTCACCGCCGACGACAATGCACTGGCCAAACGCCAGGTCGTTTCCACGGCCGGCAACGCCACGCGCGACATCATCACCTACGCCGTCCAGCCGGGCGACACGCTTTCGGACGTGGCCGGTAAATTTGGCATCACCAGCGCCACCATCAAATGGGCCAACAACCTCGACGACGCCGACATGATCAAGCCCGGCCAGGTGCTCACCATTCTGCCCGTCAGCGGCCTCGAGTATACCGTGCAGGCCGGCGACACCCCCGACAGCATCGCCGCAGCCTACAGTGCCAACGCTGCCCAAATCTTGTCGTTTAACAACGCCGAGGTCAAAGGTCTCGCCGCCGGCTTGAAGATTATCGTGCCCGACGGCGTCAAACAAGAGGCGCCCAAAGCCGCCCCGGCCGTCACCAACAAATACAGCCGCGTCGCCGGTGCCGCTACCGTCTCGCCCACGCTCACCCGCTTCGCTTTCAGCGGCAACGGCTACTCTGTTGGCTACTGCACCTACTACGTGGCCTCCCGCCGCGCCGTGCCCTCAAACTGGGGCAACGCCGTCAGCTGGTACTACAACGCCCAGGCCTCCGGCTTCGGCGTCGGCTCCACGCCCGTGCCCGGCGCCATCGCTTGGAGCGGCGCCGGCTACTACGGCCACGTCGCCTATGTGGAATCCGTCTCCGGCGGCATGGTCACCGTCAGCGAAATGAACTACAACGGTGGCTGGAACCGGGTCAGCACCCGCACGGTATCTGCCGGCACCTTCCGCTACATCTTCTAG